The following nucleotide sequence is from Candidatus Zixiibacteriota bacterium.
GTAGGCCCCGATGGAGCCACCCATCAGGCGATGGAGGAGATTTCGATCCTGCGTTCGCTGCCGAATATGAAAGTGATCGTGCCGTGCGATTTCCACGAAACGAAGAAGGCCACACTCGCCGCGGCCGACATCTGGGGGCCCGTGTACATCCGCTTCGGTCGCGAAAACGTGCCGGTCGTGACCGATGCCGACACACCCTTTGAATTCGGGCAAGGTTTGCAGATGCGCGATGGCGCCGATGTCGCAATCATTGCCTGCGGCGTCATGCTCTACGAAGCTCTGGAGGCCGCCGAAAATCTGTCGGGCCATGGTATCGAAGCCCGCGTCATCAATCTGCATACCGTCAAGCCGATCGACCGTGAAATCATCATCGCAGCGGCCGAGGAATGCGGTGCAATTGTGACCGCTGAAGAGCACCAAATCAACGGGGGGCTTGGAGGGGCGGTCGCAGAAGTCGTTGTGCGTTATCGCCCGGTCCCGATGGAGTTTGTTGCCGTCGACGACCGTTTCGGCCAGTCCGGCAAGCCCGATGAACTCATGGCTGCCTTCGGATTGAAATCTCCCAACATCGTCGCCGCCGTCGAGAAAGTACTCAAACGCAAACGCGCCGGGGCGATGGTATCGATGATCGGTTCCTCAACCGAGTGAAGGTCCTGCACCACAACCGAGTCAACGAGTTGCTGACCATCGAGAAACCAAACGTG
It contains:
- a CDS encoding transketolase family protein; its protein translation is MPEMKKTREGFGRGLVELGHSHPDVVVLVGDLTDSTMVGFFAKEFPDRFIEMGVAEQNMMNTAAGLSLVGKIPFLSTYGAFATCRCLDQIRVTVCYSDLNVKIGGAHGGISVGPDGATHQAMEEISILRSLPNMKVIVPCDFHETKKATLAAADIWGPVYIRFGRENVPVVTDADTPFEFGQGLQMRDGADVAIIACGVMLYEALEAAENLSGHGIEARVINLHTVKPIDREIIIAAAEECGAIVTAEEHQINGGLGGAVAEVVVRYRPVPMEFVAVDDRFGQSGKPDELMAAFGLKSPNIVAAVEKVLKRKRAGAMVSMIGSSTE